A single genomic interval of Asinibacterium sp. OR53 harbors:
- a CDS encoding PspC domain-containing protein: protein MQKIREFLELRAFGVCSAIGERLGIASSRIRMWFIYISFLTLGSPVIVYMILAFWINIKNYILAGRRNPLRNL from the coding sequence ATGCAAAAAATCAGGGAATTTCTCGAATTGAGGGCTTTTGGTGTTTGTTCGGCAATAGGGGAACGTTTAGGTATTGCCAGTTCGCGCATCCGCATGTGGTTCATCTACATTTCCTTTCTTACGCTGGGCTCTCCTGTTATCGTTTATATGATCCTGGCTTTCTGGATCAATATAAAAAATTATATCCTGGCGGGAAGGAGGAATCCACTAAGGAATTTGTAA
- a CDS encoding aconitate hydratase translates to MAFDIEMIKKVYANLPAKVDAARKALGRPLTLAEKILFAHLHSDQQLSNFERGKSYVDFAPDRVAMQDATAQMALLQFMQAGRPKVAVPSSVHCDHLITARVEAKQDLQVATTESKEVFDFLSSVSNKYGIDFWKPGAGIIHQVVLENYAFPGGMMIGTDSHTVNAGGLGMVAIGVGGADACDVMAGLPWELKWPKLIGVKLTGKLNGWTAPKDVILKVAGILTVKGGTGAIVEYFGEGATNMSCTGKGTICNMGAEIGATTSTFAYDESMSRYLKATGREEVAALADGIKNYLTADAEVYQSPEKYFDQLIEINLSELEPHLNGPFTPDLATPISKMKEVAVANGWPTKIEVGLIGSCTNSSYEDISRAVSLAKQVQDKGLTLKSEFTITPGSEQVRFTIERDGFLDTFNQIGAKVFANACGPCIGMWDRVGADKKEKNTIVHSFNRNFAKRADGNPNTYAFVGSPELVTAMAIAGDLTFNPLTDTLTNDKGEKVKLDAPNGEELPAKGFSVDDPGYQAPAADGSGVQVVVDPASKRLQLLEPFPAWEGTDLKGLKLLIKAKGKCTTDHISMAGPWLKFRGHLDNISNNMLIGAINYFNDKADSIKNELTGEYGPVPATQRAYKAAGIGSIVVGDENYGEGSSREHAAMEPRHLGVRAILVKSFARIHETNLKKQGMLALTFNDKNDYDKIQEDDTIDIEGLTSFAPGQPLTIVLHHKDGSVDKISVNHTYNQQQIEWFKAGGALNIIRKQVAAK, encoded by the coding sequence ATGGCTTTTGACATTGAAATGATCAAGAAAGTTTACGCCAACCTCCCCGCCAAAGTGGACGCTGCGCGTAAAGCCCTGGGCAGGCCACTTACACTGGCAGAAAAAATACTTTTTGCACACCTGCACAGCGACCAGCAGTTATCGAATTTTGAGAGAGGTAAATCTTATGTTGATTTTGCTCCCGACCGCGTAGCCATGCAGGATGCAACGGCCCAGATGGCTTTGTTGCAGTTCATGCAGGCGGGCAGGCCTAAAGTGGCCGTACCCTCTTCGGTACACTGCGACCACCTGATCACAGCCAGGGTAGAAGCCAAGCAAGACTTACAGGTAGCCACCACGGAAAGCAAGGAAGTGTTCGACTTTCTGTCTTCCGTATCCAATAAATATGGCATCGATTTCTGGAAACCCGGTGCGGGCATTATTCACCAGGTAGTACTGGAGAATTATGCATTCCCCGGCGGCATGATGATCGGTACCGACTCTCATACCGTGAACGCAGGCGGACTGGGCATGGTAGCCATTGGTGTTGGTGGTGCCGATGCTTGTGATGTGATGGCCGGACTGCCCTGGGAACTCAAATGGCCCAAGCTGATCGGTGTAAAACTCACCGGCAAGCTGAACGGATGGACAGCCCCCAAAGACGTGATCCTGAAAGTAGCCGGCATCCTGACCGTAAAAGGTGGAACCGGCGCTATCGTAGAATATTTTGGTGAAGGCGCTACCAACATGAGCTGTACCGGTAAAGGCACCATCTGTAACATGGGTGCAGAGATCGGAGCCACTACTTCTACTTTTGCTTATGACGAAAGCATGAGCCGTTACCTCAAAGCCACTGGCCGCGAAGAAGTAGCTGCCCTGGCCGATGGCATCAAAAATTACCTGACTGCTGATGCAGAAGTGTACCAATCTCCCGAAAAATATTTCGATCAACTGATAGAGATCAACCTGAGCGAACTGGAACCTCACCTGAACGGACCTTTCACTCCCGATCTGGCTACGCCTATTTCCAAAATGAAAGAAGTAGCTGTTGCCAACGGATGGCCTACCAAAATTGAAGTGGGTTTGATCGGTAGCTGTACCAACAGCTCTTATGAAGACATCAGTCGCGCTGTAAGCCTGGCCAAACAAGTACAAGACAAAGGCCTGACCCTGAAAAGCGAATTCACCATCACACCCGGTAGTGAGCAGGTGCGTTTCACTATTGAAAGGGATGGTTTCCTGGATACTTTCAACCAGATCGGCGCTAAGGTATTCGCCAATGCATGCGGACCCTGTATCGGTATGTGGGATCGCGTGGGTGCTGATAAAAAAGAAAAGAATACCATCGTGCATTCTTTCAACCGCAACTTCGCTAAACGCGCCGATGGCAACCCCAATACTTATGCATTCGTTGGTTCACCTGAACTGGTAACTGCTATGGCCATTGCGGGTGACCTCACTTTCAACCCATTGACCGATACCCTCACCAACGATAAAGGCGAGAAAGTAAAACTGGATGCGCCCAACGGTGAAGAGTTGCCGGCTAAAGGTTTTTCAGTAGACGATCCCGGCTACCAGGCACCTGCTGCCGATGGCAGTGGCGTACAGGTAGTAGTAGATCCTGCTTCCAAGCGCCTGCAATTGCTGGAACCATTCCCTGCCTGGGAAGGAACCGATCTGAAAGGGCTGAAACTGCTGATCAAAGCCAAGGGCAAATGTACCACCGACCATATCTCTATGGCAGGCCCCTGGCTGAAATTCCGCGGTCACCTCGATAATATCAGCAACAACATGCTCATCGGCGCCATTAATTATTTCAACGATAAGGCCGACAGCATCAAAAATGAACTAACTGGTGAATATGGTCCTGTGCCTGCCACCCAGCGTGCCTATAAAGCCGCCGGTATTGGTTCCATCGTTGTTGGTGATGAAAACTATGGCGAAGGCAGCAGCCGCGAACATGCAGCTATGGAGCCCCGTCACCTGGGCGTTCGCGCGATACTGGTAAAATCTTTTGCCCGCATCCACGAAACCAACCTGAAAAAGCAAGGTATGCTGGCCCTGACCTTCAACGATAAGAATGATTACGATAAAATACAGGAAGATGATACTATTGATATTGAAGGTCTCACGAGTTTTGCACCCGGTCAGCCGCTGACCATTGTACTGCATCACAAAGATGGCAGCGTTGATAAGATCAGTGTGAACCACACTTACAACCAACAGCAGATCGAATGGTTCAAAGCAGGTGGTGCATTGAACATTATTCGTAAGCAAGTTGCTGCAAAATAA
- a CDS encoding DinB family protein, which produces MTFIESLQAELEKEAITTRKMLALVPADKFEWQPHPKSMTLKRLATHVAELPGWVEMVLTTEELDFANNAYAPRVVDNTKDLLGYFDESLEKARKSLWKAMDADLLPNWTLRNGEQVYSVEPKHDVIRMAYSQTIHHRAQLGVFLRLLDVPIPGSYGPSADDPHM; this is translated from the coding sequence ATGACATTCATCGAATCGCTCCAGGCAGAACTGGAAAAAGAAGCAATCACTACCCGCAAAATGCTGGCCCTTGTTCCGGCAGACAAATTTGAATGGCAACCCCATCCCAAAAGTATGACCCTGAAACGTTTGGCAACCCATGTTGCAGAGTTACCCGGTTGGGTTGAGATGGTATTGACTACCGAGGAACTGGATTTTGCCAACAATGCCTATGCTCCAAGAGTTGTTGATAATACAAAGGATTTATTAGGTTACTTCGACGAGTCGCTGGAAAAAGCCAGGAAATCATTGTGGAAAGCCATGGATGCGGATTTATTACCTAACTGGACGCTTCGCAATGGCGAGCAAGTGTATTCTGTAGAACCCAAACACGATGTGATACGTATGGCCTATTCACAAACCATCCATCACCGCGCCCAACTGGGCGTTTTCCTTCGTTTACTTGATGTACCCATCCCCGGCAGCTACGGACCAAGTGCCGATGATCCGCACATGTAA
- a CDS encoding YafY family protein, producing the protein MNRIDRLFSILTFLQSRKYVPAEKIAEKFNISIRTVYRDIKALCESGIPISFEAQKGYFVVQGYFLPPVAFSNEEANALLLTEVLVHGFADKSIRNHYTSALNKVKTVLRAAQKDKVEALSDTIRLQLPQRLNNDSEHLSILQTAIANKQVVRLEYTNTKDENSIREVEPIGLIYYAFSWHLIAWCHLRKDYRDFKVQRIVKLQNTTVEFTVREHIPLEQYMKQLPVDY; encoded by the coding sequence TTGAATCGCATAGACAGATTATTCAGTATCCTTACTTTTCTGCAATCGCGCAAATATGTGCCGGCAGAAAAGATCGCAGAAAAATTCAATATCAGTATCCGTACGGTATACCGCGATATCAAGGCTTTGTGTGAATCGGGTATCCCCATCAGCTTTGAAGCGCAGAAAGGATATTTTGTGGTACAGGGATATTTTCTGCCGCCGGTGGCGTTCAGCAATGAAGAGGCCAATGCTTTATTGCTCACGGAAGTATTGGTACATGGTTTTGCCGATAAATCGATCCGTAATCATTATACCAGTGCCCTCAACAAAGTAAAAACAGTACTGCGTGCCGCGCAGAAAGACAAAGTAGAAGCATTGAGCGATACCATCCGCTTGCAGTTGCCACAGCGGCTCAACAACGATTCCGAACACCTTTCCATACTGCAAACGGCCATTGCCAATAAGCAGGTAGTGCGGCTGGAATACACGAATACCAAAGACGAAAACAGTATTCGAGAAGTAGAGCCGATAGGGCTTATTTATTATGCATTCAGCTGGCACCTGATTGCCTGGTGCCATTTGCGTAAAGATTACCGGGATTTTAAGGTGCAACGTATCGTAAAACTGCAAAACACAACAGTTGAATTTACCGTCCGGGAGCATATCCCGCTGGAACAATACATGAAGCAACTGCCGGTTGATTATTAA
- a CDS encoding DUF1080 domain-containing protein: protein MQTRLLWLFIAFLGSSLLYDANAQHHQWISLFDGKTLKGWRTYQNRPSGSWSVSNGALYCKANKEGNQQHADLMTEGEFENYEFSIDWKIAPKANSGIIYMVNEKYGASYESGPEYQLIDDAGYPEKIEDYQKTGANYAMDAPVVDATRPAGEWNHTRIIVNKGHVAHWLNGKKVVEYELWSDSWKAHKAAGKWKDKEGYGMSKMGHIALQDHGGEAWFKNIKIRKL from the coding sequence ATGCAAACCCGATTGTTATGGCTGTTCATAGCTTTTCTTGGCAGTTCTTTGCTGTATGATGCCAATGCCCAACACCACCAATGGATATCCCTGTTTGACGGCAAAACGCTGAAGGGGTGGCGTACATACCAGAACAGGCCTTCCGGTTCCTGGTCGGTTAGCAATGGGGCGCTGTATTGCAAAGCCAACAAAGAGGGTAATCAGCAGCATGCCGATTTGATGACGGAAGGTGAATTTGAGAATTATGAGTTTTCGATCGACTGGAAGATTGCTCCGAAAGCAAACAGCGGCATCATTTATATGGTGAATGAAAAATACGGCGCTTCATACGAAAGTGGCCCTGAATACCAGTTGATCGACGATGCCGGTTATCCTGAAAAGATTGAAGACTATCAGAAAACAGGTGCAAATTATGCCATGGACGCTCCTGTGGTGGATGCTACCCGCCCTGCCGGTGAATGGAACCATACACGCATCATTGTGAACAAAGGACATGTAGCGCATTGGCTCAATGGGAAAAAAGTAGTGGAATATGAATTGTGGAGTGATAGCTGGAAAGCCCATAAAGCAGCTGGTAAATGGAAGGATAAAGAAGGATATGGCATGTCCAAAATGGGGCATATTGCCTTACAGGATCATGGCGGAGAAGCCTGGTTCAAGAATATCAAGATCCGAAAACTTTAA
- a CDS encoding 4-hydroxy-3-methylbut-2-enyl diphosphate reductase, whose translation MKQFNVPTGYRSGLISDIKNRRKEQDKLKKDFTPTLLDLGPIQIYLARHFGFCYGVENAIEIAFRTIEENPGKRIFLLSEMIHNPKVNQDLQQQGVQFLQDTYGKQLIPFETLTADDVVIIPAFGTTLQIEAMLKEKGIPTEHYNTTCPFVEKVWNRSEQIAKKGYSIVVHGKPQHEETRATFSHASHHTPTVVVNDMTEAVELSKYITGEQPAAQFYEAFRGRYSQGFDIEKDMQRIGVVNQTTQLASDTQAISDYLKSVYMKKYQLTAANIAERFADTRDTLCYATNDNQTAVQGMLETPADLAIVIGGYNSSNTSHLVELCEAVLPTYFIDAAEKLISKETLLNRNWRTKEQFTVTGYLPDKEPLRILMTSGASCPDAVVESVIDRLASLYDVAI comes from the coding sequence ATGAAGCAATTCAATGTTCCTACCGGCTACAGAAGTGGCCTGATCAGTGATATCAAGAACCGCAGGAAAGAGCAGGATAAGCTGAAAAAAGATTTTACCCCCACCCTCCTTGATCTTGGCCCCATTCAGATATACCTGGCCAGGCATTTCGGCTTCTGTTATGGAGTAGAGAACGCCATTGAAATTGCTTTCCGCACCATTGAAGAAAATCCCGGCAAACGTATTTTCCTGTTGAGCGAAATGATCCACAATCCCAAGGTCAACCAGGACCTGCAACAGCAGGGTGTACAATTTTTACAAGATACCTATGGCAAACAACTGATCCCTTTTGAAACGCTCACCGCCGATGACGTAGTGATCATACCCGCTTTCGGAACCACCTTGCAGATCGAAGCCATGTTAAAGGAAAAAGGCATTCCTACAGAACATTACAATACTACCTGTCCGTTTGTAGAAAAAGTATGGAACCGCAGCGAACAGATCGCAAAGAAAGGGTACAGCATTGTAGTGCATGGCAAGCCCCAGCACGAAGAAACGCGCGCCACTTTTTCGCACGCATCGCATCATACGCCCACCGTTGTGGTCAACGATATGACTGAGGCAGTGGAGTTATCGAAATATATCACGGGAGAACAGCCGGCTGCACAATTCTATGAAGCATTCAGGGGGCGTTATTCGCAAGGTTTCGATATAGAAAAAGATATGCAGCGCATAGGCGTGGTCAATCAAACCACCCAGCTTGCCAGCGATACACAGGCTATTTCCGATTACCTGAAATCGGTGTATATGAAAAAATACCAGCTCACGGCCGCCAACATTGCTGAAAGGTTTGCCGACACGCGCGATACTCTGTGTTACGCCACCAATGATAACCAGACAGCCGTACAAGGTATGCTCGAAACACCTGCTGATCTGGCCATTGTCATTGGTGGTTACAACAGCAGCAATACATCGCACCTGGTAGAACTTTGTGAAGCCGTTTTACCCACTTACTTCATTGATGCGGCCGAGAAACTGATCAGTAAAGAAACCCTGCTCAACCGCAACTGGCGCACCAAAGAACAATTTACCGTAACCGGCTACCTGCCCGATAAAGAACCCCTTCGCATCCTCATGACCAGTGGAGCAAGTTGCCCGGATGCCGTAGTGGAATCTGTTATCGACAGGCTGGCATCGCTTTATGATGTGGCTATTTAA
- a CDS encoding putative porin, whose protein sequence is MVQRLLIIILLLGSVSLRAQQIPLRQYGQQGTGGSNVTYDNQGRPIRKSKGGDSLQHRDRYADSITIYYRYYDSTRNRIIDSSINDFTTRFPLPYYYHTLGNYGTAAQSMLFNPYMKPGFDAGFHQYDIYAYTVENTRFYQTTRPYTELAYLLGSKAEQLVNLSHTQNRKSNFNFSFEYRFSNGPGVLKTQNASHNNIRFTAHYQTRNKKYEYFLIYISNKAASSENGGLRDVKKLDSLALNDPYELETRLGIAGAATRNPFNTGVNTGNIYKNTTLLFRHHFDLGKKDSLVTDSVTYKLFYPRLRVEHTLNYTTNSYEFLDQNADSTPYRNYFNIRLPQSSAVIDIKDQWKSLTNEFSLLSFPDKNNQSQYLKAGIALQNLRGTFDTITTRSYYNVYATGEYRNRTRNQVWDIEANGQLYLNGFNAGDYAAFVSMKRSLGKKLGYFNIGFQNVNRSPSFLVTDTVSHFWVANRGHFNKENVIRLFAQYENPRSALRLGAEYFAVTNYLYFDSFMLARQEPALFNVLHLSVEKRIRLSRHWNWYTEVHLQQTTGQPPVNLPLILTRNRIAFEGNFYTNLFLSTGLELRYNSPYKADNYSPFIGQYFYQHTESISNRPDINAFLHFRIKSFKGFVRLENLNTLNLEKGFQFSKLNFVSGVYPNTGLWTRVGIWWNFVN, encoded by the coding sequence TACGGGCGGCAGTAACGTCACTTATGATAACCAGGGAAGGCCCATCAGGAAAAGCAAAGGAGGCGACTCGCTACAGCACCGCGACCGGTATGCAGATTCCATCACCATTTATTATCGCTATTACGATTCCACCCGCAACCGCATCATTGATTCTTCCATCAACGATTTTACCACCCGCTTCCCCCTGCCTTATTACTATCACACATTGGGAAACTATGGAACAGCAGCACAGTCAATGTTGTTCAACCCTTATATGAAGCCCGGCTTCGACGCAGGTTTTCACCAGTACGATATATATGCGTACACGGTAGAGAATACCCGGTTTTACCAGACCACCCGGCCTTATACGGAGCTGGCATATTTGCTGGGTAGTAAGGCGGAGCAATTGGTGAACCTGTCGCATACTCAGAACAGGAAAAGCAATTTTAATTTTTCTTTTGAATACCGTTTCAGTAACGGACCCGGGGTATTGAAAACACAGAATGCCAGTCACAATAATATCCGCTTCACCGCACACTATCAGACGCGTAATAAGAAGTACGAATACTTCCTTATTTATATTTCCAATAAAGCAGCGTCTTCGGAGAACGGAGGACTGCGTGATGTGAAAAAACTCGATAGTCTTGCATTGAATGATCCGTATGAATTGGAAACGAGGCTGGGTATTGCAGGAGCTGCTACGCGCAATCCTTTTAACACTGGCGTGAATACGGGAAATATTTATAAAAATACCACGCTGCTTTTCCGGCATCATTTCGACCTGGGTAAGAAAGATTCGCTGGTGACGGATTCAGTTACGTATAAATTATTTTACCCGCGATTGAGGGTCGAACATACGTTGAACTACACTACGAACAGTTATGAATTTCTCGACCAGAATGCCGATTCAACTCCTTATCGAAACTATTTCAATATACGGCTTCCACAAAGCAGTGCGGTTATCGATATCAAAGACCAATGGAAAAGTCTCACCAACGAATTCAGCCTGCTTTCATTCCCCGATAAGAACAACCAGAGCCAGTACCTGAAGGCGGGGATTGCTTTGCAGAACCTGCGGGGAACTTTCGACACCATTACCACACGCAGCTATTACAATGTATACGCAACCGGCGAATACCGTAACCGCACGCGTAACCAGGTATGGGATATAGAAGCCAATGGGCAGCTATACCTGAATGGGTTCAATGCGGGTGATTATGCGGCTTTCGTGAGCATGAAGAGATCGCTGGGTAAAAAACTGGGCTACTTCAATATTGGTTTTCAGAACGTGAATCGCTCACCTTCTTTTCTCGTTACCGATACGGTGAGTCATTTTTGGGTGGCGAACAGAGGTCATTTCAATAAAGAGAATGTGATCAGACTTTTTGCACAGTATGAAAATCCCAGGAGTGCATTAAGGCTGGGCGCTGAATATTTTGCAGTAACCAATTACCTGTATTTCGACAGTTTCATGCTGGCCCGGCAGGAACCGGCACTGTTCAATGTGCTGCACCTCAGCGTGGAGAAAAGGATCAGGCTGAGCAGGCACTGGAACTGGTACACAGAAGTGCATCTGCAGCAAACTACGGGACAGCCGCCTGTTAACCTGCCATTGATACTTACCCGGAATCGGATTGCTTTTGAAGGGAATTTTTATACCAATCTCTTTCTCTCAACCGGATTGGAACTGCGTTACAACTCACCCTACAAGGCCGATAATTATTCACCCTTCATAGGACAGTATTTTTACCAGCATACGGAAAGCATCAGCAACCGGCCCGATATCAATGCGTTCCTGCATTTCCGAATTAAAAGCTTCAAAGGATTTGTACGACTGGAGAACCTGAATACCCTAAACCTGGAAAAGGGGTTTCAATTCAGCAAACTTAATTTTGTTTCAGGGGTGTACCCCAATACCGGCCTGTGGACACGCGTAGGTATCTGGTGGAATTTTGTGAATTAA